In Geobacter anodireducens, a genomic segment contains:
- a CDS encoding radical SAM protein codes for MTESLAPSSSPCIEAFSHALERCGLELRRDRTTTLQVNVGSLCDLACRHCHLEAGPSRTEVMARETMEEVIAYASRCRFQVIDITGGAPELVPGIDRLVTGLAPLTPRLIVRTNLSALLTPGAAHLPELLRSAGAAVVASFPSANTGQAEAQRGHGIMEKSIAALKLLNDLGYGRDGSGLELDLVANPTGAFLPPSQCEAERKFRRDLERKYGVAFSHLYTFANVPLGRFRRWLEESGNLEGYLQRLAGSFNPATVPGLMCRSLVSVAWDGHLYDCDFNLAAGRGLGGERRHVAGMTGLPPEGTLIPTDDYCYACTAGSGFT; via the coding sequence ATGACGGAATCCCTCGCGCCATCCTCCTCCCCCTGCATCGAGGCGTTCTCCCACGCCCTGGAACGGTGCGGGCTGGAGCTCCGCCGGGACCGGACCACCACTCTCCAGGTGAATGTGGGTTCCCTCTGCGACTTGGCCTGCCGCCACTGCCACCTGGAGGCGGGACCCTCCCGGACCGAGGTCATGGCGCGGGAGACCATGGAGGAGGTCATCGCCTACGCCTCCCGCTGCCGGTTTCAGGTCATCGACATCACCGGCGGCGCTCCGGAGCTCGTCCCCGGCATCGACCGCCTGGTGACCGGGCTGGCGCCGCTGACGCCCCGGCTCATCGTCCGGACGAACCTCTCGGCGCTCCTGACCCCCGGCGCGGCGCACCTGCCCGAACTGCTCAGGTCGGCTGGCGCGGCCGTCGTGGCATCGTTCCCGTCGGCCAATACCGGTCAGGCCGAGGCCCAGCGGGGCCATGGCATCATGGAGAAGAGCATCGCGGCCCTGAAGCTCCTGAACGATCTCGGCTACGGCCGCGATGGGAGCGGCCTGGAACTGGACCTGGTGGCAAATCCCACGGGCGCGTTCCTTCCCCCGTCCCAGTGCGAGGCGGAGCGGAAGTTCCGCCGGGACCTGGAACGCAAGTACGGGGTGGCCTTCTCCCACCTCTACACCTTTGCCAACGTCCCCCTGGGGCGCTTCCGCCGCTGGCTGGAGGAGTCGGGCAACCTGGAGGGGTACCTGCAGCGGCTGGCCGGGAGCTTCAACCCGGCCACGGTGCCGGGCCTCATGTGCCGCTCACTGGTCTCGGTGGCCTGGGACGGCCATCTCTACGACTGCGACTTCAACCTTGCCGCCGGCCGGGGGCTGGGGGGAGAGCGTCGTCACGTGGCCGGCATGACCGGCTTGCCCCCGGAGGGAACCCTGATCCCCACCGACGATTACTGCTATGCCTGCACCGCCGGCTCCGGCTTCACCTGA
- a CDS encoding octaprenyl diphosphate synthase, with protein sequence MHAALSLVGDDLKNVESQFRKDLESDVYLIRKVGEYVLASGGKRIRPMLLLLSAKLCGYQGDRHVPLASVIEFIHTATLLHDDVVDNATLRRGNASANEVWGNEASVLVGDFLFSKSFSLMVEAGDLRVLKVISGATTIIAEGEVLQLLCTSDLEMTQERYIEVVKSKTAVLLSAACEAGAILGASSAEQQEALRDFGMDLGIAFQLMDDTLDYTASEEQFGKEIGHDLEEGKITLPLIHTLMKCSDEERETIAAVVEKDVLEPGDFEAVFTLVHKYGGIEYTVSVANEYIARCKAHLGAFVDSPEKVALIELADYVVNRKR encoded by the coding sequence ATGCACGCTGCCCTTTCCCTGGTCGGGGACGACCTGAAAAACGTCGAATCACAGTTCAGAAAGGACCTGGAATCAGATGTCTATCTGATCCGCAAGGTGGGAGAGTACGTCCTTGCCAGCGGCGGCAAGAGAATACGTCCCATGCTGCTGCTCCTTTCGGCAAAGCTGTGCGGCTACCAGGGCGATCGCCACGTCCCCCTTGCCAGCGTCATCGAATTCATCCACACCGCGACCCTGCTCCATGACGACGTGGTGGACAACGCCACGCTACGCCGGGGCAACGCCTCCGCCAACGAGGTCTGGGGCAACGAGGCCTCGGTGCTGGTGGGCGATTTCCTTTTTTCCAAATCCTTTTCCCTCATGGTGGAGGCCGGGGACCTGCGGGTGCTCAAGGTCATTTCAGGCGCCACTACCATCATCGCCGAGGGGGAGGTCCTGCAACTCCTCTGCACCAGCGATCTGGAGATGACCCAGGAGCGTTACATCGAGGTGGTCAAGAGCAAGACCGCCGTGCTCCTTTCGGCCGCCTGCGAGGCCGGCGCCATCCTGGGCGCGTCGTCGGCCGAGCAGCAGGAGGCCCTGCGCGACTTCGGCATGGACCTGGGCATTGCCTTCCAGCTCATGGACGACACCCTCGACTACACTGCCAGCGAAGAGCAGTTCGGCAAGGAGATCGGCCACGACCTCGAGGAGGGGAAAATCACGCTCCCTCTCATCCACACCCTCATGAAGTGCTCCGACGAGGAGCGCGAAACCATTGCCGCCGTCGTGGAAAAGGACGTCCTGGAACCGGGGGATTTCGAAGCGGTGTTCACCCTCGTCCACAAGTATGGCGGCATCGAGTACACCGTCTCCGTTGCCAACGAATACATTGCCCGCTGCAAGGCCCACCTTGGCGCATTCGTCGATTCACCGGAAAAAGTCGCACTGATCGAACTTGCCGATTATGTGGTGAATCGTAAGCGCTAA
- a CDS encoding histidine kinase, which produces MRLPGSARIPLLAVFIVGISLFHYLTPLHLPALHDLFQRLYYIPIILAAFWFGLRGGLGTAVAVSILYVPHVLFQWGARPSLELEKFLEILLYNVVGGITGYLSQKEEERRNELERAARRLEDSYRTLRGQADLIIGIEEQLRRAERLSALGEMSAMLAHEIRNPLGSIRGTAEILRDDFSPGDRKFEFLEILIKETDRLNRVVEDFLRLARPLDGEKKRCDLAAELRELVALQESEANARRVGLSLEAGDAPPVAGDRERLRQALLNLILNALQATGEGGRVAVRLAMRGASGDTPAGVEITVSDTGRGIDPAQRERIFTPFFTTKEGGTGLGLVITQRIVEAHGGTIGLESEPGRGTTFRVWLPV; this is translated from the coding sequence ATGCGACTGCCCGGTTCGGCGCGGATTCCATTGCTGGCGGTGTTCATCGTCGGGATCAGCCTGTTCCACTATCTGACACCCCTTCACCTGCCCGCTCTCCATGATCTGTTCCAGAGGCTCTACTACATCCCGATCATCCTGGCCGCATTCTGGTTCGGGCTCAGGGGGGGGCTCGGCACGGCAGTCGCCGTCAGCATCCTCTACGTGCCCCACGTCCTGTTCCAGTGGGGGGCGCGGCCGTCGCTGGAGTTGGAGAAGTTTCTAGAGATTCTCCTCTACAACGTGGTGGGAGGCATCACCGGCTACCTGAGCCAGAAGGAAGAGGAGCGGAGGAACGAGTTGGAGCGCGCTGCCCGGCGCCTGGAGGATTCCTACCGCACCCTCAGGGGGCAGGCCGACCTCATCATCGGCATCGAGGAGCAGTTGCGCCGGGCCGAACGCCTGTCGGCACTGGGGGAGATGTCGGCCATGCTGGCCCACGAGATCCGCAACCCGCTGGGCTCCATTCGGGGCACGGCGGAGATCCTGCGCGACGACTTCAGCCCCGGCGACCGCAAGTTCGAGTTCCTGGAGATTCTCATCAAGGAAACCGACCGGCTCAACCGGGTGGTCGAGGATTTCCTGCGCCTGGCGCGTCCGCTGGATGGGGAGAAGAAGCGGTGCGACCTGGCGGCCGAGTTGCGTGAGCTCGTGGCGCTCCAGGAGAGCGAGGCGAACGCCCGAAGGGTGGGGCTCAGTCTGGAGGCGGGAGATGCGCCGCCGGTGGCCGGTGACCGGGAACGGCTGCGCCAGGCCTTACTCAACCTGATCCTCAATGCGCTCCAGGCAACCGGCGAGGGCGGGCGCGTGGCCGTTCGCCTGGCAATGCGCGGAGCCAGCGGCGACACGCCCGCCGGAGTGGAGATCACGGTGTCGGACACGGGGCGTGGGATCGATCCGGCTCAGCGGGAAAGGATCTTTACCCCGTTTTTCACCACCAAGGAGGGAGGAACCGGCCTGGGGCTCGTCATTACCCAGCGGATCGTGGAGGCCCACGGCGGCACCATCGGCCTGGAGAGCGAGCCCGGCAGGGGAACCACTTTCAGGGTGTGGCTGCCGGTGTGA
- a CDS encoding 4-carboxymuconolactone decarboxylase, translating into MDSYYVPDDLAKFGDIGKDAPDLAKKFFDYYGAVFAEGELTEREKTLIALAVAHAVQCPYCIDAYTRACLEKGSNLGEMTEAVHVANAIRGGAALVHGVQMRKIAEKLSL; encoded by the coding sequence ATGGACTCGTACTATGTTCCCGACGATCTGGCGAAATTCGGCGACATCGGCAAGGATGCGCCTGACCTGGCCAAGAAGTTCTTCGATTACTACGGCGCCGTGTTCGCCGAGGGAGAGCTGACCGAGCGGGAAAAGACCCTCATCGCCCTGGCCGTGGCCCACGCGGTCCAATGCCCCTACTGCATCGACGCCTATACCCGGGCCTGCCTGGAGAAAGGGTCGAACCTGGGGGAGATGACCGAGGCGGTCCACGTGGCCAACGCCATCAGGGGCGGCGCGGCCCTGGTCCACGGGGTCCAGATGCGCAAGATCGCCGAGAAGCTGTCGCTGTAG
- a CDS encoding two-component system response regulator produces the protein MGHAIEIRVLVVDESAPSRAFIASTLEKGGHTVTSVASGEEAIHEVNAAPFDILVTDINLPGMSGLNLLKLLKDSYPDLEVVIVTSNASSFTAIKALRLGAYDFIIKPVDDPAILTNIVGRAVEKQSLTRENRRLMEDMKKKNRELHDALHLMKSANRLCTAISASLDAGEILKRLVEGAVEEVTAKKGYLLLLDRDGSSFSMKVSVGVSRTLAHGFRLRHDQGIAGLVAANNKPLCIDGEVPPPLTHRMLEEDPNGELFTTPGIITVPLQFKGRVAGVVTLSGRADGRAFTDAEIEFLTTLANHSAIALDTAGAFYKLRKGTS, from the coding sequence ATGGGCCACGCCATCGAAATCCGAGTCCTGGTCGTGGACGAATCGGCCCCTTCCCGCGCGTTCATCGCCTCAACCCTCGAAAAAGGCGGCCATACCGTCACTTCGGTCGCCTCCGGCGAAGAAGCTATCCACGAGGTCAATGCCGCCCCCTTCGACATTCTGGTGACCGACATCAACCTGCCGGGGATGAGCGGTCTCAATCTCCTCAAACTCCTGAAAGACTCCTATCCAGACCTGGAAGTGGTGATCGTCACGAGCAACGCCTCCAGCTTCACCGCCATCAAGGCCCTCCGCCTGGGGGCCTACGATTTCATCATCAAGCCCGTGGACGACCCCGCCATCCTGACCAACATCGTGGGACGCGCCGTCGAGAAACAGTCCCTCACCCGTGAGAACCGGCGGCTCATGGAGGACATGAAGAAGAAGAACCGGGAGCTCCACGACGCGCTTCACCTGATGAAATCCGCCAATCGTCTCTGCACGGCCATCTCGGCCTCCCTGGATGCCGGCGAGATCCTGAAACGGCTGGTGGAGGGGGCCGTGGAGGAAGTAACGGCGAAAAAGGGATACCTTCTGCTCCTGGACCGGGACGGGAGCTCCTTCTCCATGAAGGTCAGCGTGGGCGTGAGCCGCACCCTTGCCCATGGATTCAGGCTCCGCCACGACCAGGGAATAGCCGGGCTCGTTGCCGCCAACAACAAGCCCCTGTGCATCGACGGGGAGGTGCCGCCCCCCCTCACCCACCGGATGCTGGAGGAAGACCCCAACGGCGAGCTCTTCACCACTCCCGGCATCATCACGGTGCCCCTCCAGTTCAAGGGCCGGGTGGCGGGCGTGGTAACCCTTTCCGGCAGGGCCGACGGCAGAGCCTTCACCGATGCGGAAATCGAATTCCTCACAACCCTGGCGAACCACTCGGCCATCGCCCTTGACACGGCGGGCGCCTTCTACAAGCTCAGAAAAGGGACCTCCTGA
- a CDS encoding dihydrolipoamide dehydrogenase, with translation MNAQRITVISLFAALVALFFILDLGRLLTFASLKANHGALLAFYDEHRILTVAMFLAVYVIQTALSLPGATILSLAAGALFGAAAGTAWAVTGATIGATLAFLLTRYLFHDAVQRRFGPRLEGINRELEKAGLNYLLFLRLVPLFPFFLINLGAGLTRLPLRTFVLGTFVGIIPGGFVYVNAGASLAAIASPADIASPRVIGSFALLGLFSLVPALYKNITAQRRT, from the coding sequence ATGAACGCACAACGAATTACCGTCATTTCCCTCTTTGCCGCGCTGGTGGCCCTGTTCTTCATCCTGGACCTGGGGCGGCTGCTGACCTTTGCCTCGCTCAAGGCCAACCATGGGGCCCTGCTGGCCTTTTACGACGAACACCGGATCCTGACGGTTGCCATGTTCCTGGCGGTCTATGTCATTCAGACCGCCCTGTCGCTGCCGGGGGCCACGATCCTTTCCCTTGCCGCCGGCGCCCTGTTCGGGGCCGCGGCAGGGACCGCCTGGGCAGTGACCGGCGCCACCATCGGGGCGACGCTGGCCTTCCTGCTCACCCGTTACCTCTTCCACGATGCGGTCCAGCGGCGCTTCGGCCCCAGGCTGGAGGGGATCAACCGCGAACTTGAAAAGGCCGGGCTCAACTATCTGCTCTTTCTGCGGCTCGTCCCCCTGTTCCCCTTCTTCCTGATCAATCTGGGGGCGGGCCTGACGCGGCTCCCCCTGCGCACCTTCGTGCTCGGGACCTTCGTGGGAATCATCCCGGGCGGCTTCGTCTACGTCAATGCCGGCGCCAGTCTCGCCGCCATCGCGAGCCCCGCTGACATCGCCTCGCCGCGGGTGATCGGCTCTTTCGCCCTGCTGGGACTCTTTTCCCTGGTGCCGGCCCTGTACAAGAACATTACCGCTCAAAGGAGAACCTGA